In Accipiter gentilis unplaced genomic scaffold, bAccGen1.1, whole genome shotgun sequence, the genomic stretch GCTTAGCGCGCTCCTCTTCAGAAGCAGATTTAGCTGCATCAGAGAAAAATGTCTCTCGTGGCCCATCTCAAATTTAGTTCGTTACCCTTTGTCCATGTTCTTGATGACCGTCTTCACTTTGGTCCGTAGAACAGAGTTCAAGCTCTCAGGGCCACCTCCACCTTGAGGATAACATGTGACCCGGGGAGGTGGAGGTACAGAGGGTGTTACTGATTGATCATTGAttaagttattgatttgttattgattggttggtaactttaatttttactgatttgaTAGTGGTTAGAATAACTGATGTAtgataaaaatagtaaaatgataagaaacagtttagcgaagatacctctattgcattttgcacatttgattaataaccgacggctgctgtgaaaccctttgtataacctgataccaaggccgaaggaattggtcagaatcatttagaaggaacattGAGAACTTAgctgacaagcttgagatttaagaatgattttgacatagtgtttgtcagtaggagtagatTATAGCAAACTGGTGAtgtagtgtttgtcagcaggagtatagtatagcaaactagtgatgtagtgtgtgtcagagggagtatagaataacaaactagaagaatggagaagatgtcaaaattacaaattaatggaattgataaaggtCGAATAAAGTGACCTGTACTAATTTGCCAATAATAGTTAGTTAGTGATTTACCAAGGAtccaactgcgcagaatcacctggagaaggtcaagaagcggacaagtgaggaagactatgaaagaccaccagaggactctagaagaccaccagagaccttcaatgcgcatgtgtaaaggacattaatatatgctaatgaaggctaatgatttcttggaaatataatgaatatgaatgaataagtacaatataaggtgtatggttttggagttcggtgtgcgtggttcgtgagaggactcacccgcgcacccggccgtcaataaagaagtgtctgcttatctgcactaaattggtgttgataagttctttattccgagtttttcggtaacaAGGGGACTTTTCTATTGCCGCACAGAGAAGTTAAGCACAGGTTGAATAGGCTTattttctgcttgccttttttgtttggtttggttttccttccacAAGTTTGGCACCTGTCCTTTGAGCAGCTAAACCTCATGCCTCAGTTTTTCTACTGTTTAAAGACCTATACTTCTGCTGGAAGTTGCTAGTCAGGCTAACACCCATGCTTCTGACAGTCTTTCTCAAATCATTCATGGTGCTGTGGGCATCCAGGGAGGAGCACTGGCATCACCAGAGTCCCCACCTTCTCTCCTGAGGCTGCTTACTAACTGTCTTATAACCAGGTGAGAGTGACAGAGAGGTGTCCGGAGAACCATACCCAGGTGGTTTCCTGGGGAAAGAAGGAGTGAAAAAAGGTAAGCACTGCCTCCTGCAGCATCATGGACTGACGACCGTGTTCCTGCCTCTTAGCTCCTGACAACGGTAAATCCCTTTTGGCATGCCCTGGAATACGGAGGTGGTGTGGCAGCACAGACAGcaccagaagcagctgcaggCATCTATCCAGCTTGGCTGAGCTTCTTTCAGCTTTAAGAAATGCTGCCCGTGAGATAGTCACCACGTAGGAAGTACTCTGGTATTTTCCCGTCAGCAAAGCCAGCCTGAACTGTGCTCTACCGGTGATCTTGGGTAGCACTGGCACATCTGGGCATTAAAAAGAATAGGCTGTATGCTTGAGAACATTGTGAAACAAGCAGGAAATGCTGGTATGTGGATAATCTGCATGTAAGTGGTAGCTTTGAGTTaaagcattaatttaaaataaatgtgggtaagtcacagggtttttttcagaaaataaaagtatttcatttttctgtacatGTGTATGAATAAGTAGGTAGATTAGGAAACAATCGTGGTGACTTTTGCCTCACGCAGACCCTGATGTTAACTTGTAAATGTTGAATGGCACCTTTAGGAGATAGATAAAACTCAcaggaaaaaggcaggaaaacctTGGAAAAAAGAATCAAACTATTAGGACCACGTGTTTTTGTGAATTCCGGTTTTTCTTGTGAGAAAACTGCCCTGCAATTTTCACTTGGCTAATCTGAATGCttttatcacattttttttctgacctgttGTTCTCACCATTAATGCATCTGGGTTTAAGAAGACTTCTCAAAGGGTGTTAGTGATAGCTGGAGAGACACAGCCAGCATCCTCAGTCCTCTGCCTGGAAGAAGATATTACTTCCCCATGTCAGACCAAGATTCTTAAACATTTTTCGGCTTGATTCACTTCATCCTAACAAGCGACCTGCTAGTGCGGTCCTGCTTGCTTGTAGTTCACATCCTTCAAGTGTGTCCAGCAAGAAGTCTTTATGCTCTTGGAAGGTGGGAAATGCAAAGGGAAGGCTCAGTTCCCCAGGCAGCAAGAGCATTGCTCTGCCCCTACGAGGGCTTGCAGGGGACTGGGAAGCATTGCAAGCTTGGGATCAGAGTGAAAGGGCCCTCAGCTGGATTTTAAGCTCTTCAGAAACCCAAGTGACAGAGCAGCAAGTTTAAGAATGCAGAATTATTCAGGACACATTAAGAAGTTATAAAAGCCTGACCTGTTCAGGAAAATGGGGTACCGTGAGGCCATCACCCACTTTTGATCACTTTCTTCTCTGTATTACTGAAAACTGCATGAAACTATTTGATTGCTTGCATAAAAATGTCTCTTAGAGCGCTGAAAGCTTGTGATTTATGCGTAAACTGCTGCTTACCTGTCTTGTTAAAATGTCCCATGCATGCCCCAGCGTCACTGGATTCACTGGCAGATAGCAGCTTGGTTTACTTCTGATGGGATTCACCCTTCACCATGTAGAAATTAATGCTTCGGGTCTTAGAAAGTCTCCCAGATCTTTGTGTGTGGACACAGCATCAGGGGGTGAGCTCTTACATGTgagaggagagctgggactgatcTCTCTCACTAACGTCTAAGAATCAAGTCATGTCTTGCCTCGCTCtgtcttccccttttcctccctttcctcctttgcaCCCTATTTCTTCTTAATTGTCTTACAGTAAAAGCGGCTCTTACAAGATCCGGACAAGCAGTGTAAGCAAGACTGTTGCTGAAGTGGCTAGTATTTatcccttttctgccttttttctcatcTGTCACCAGGTAATCTattctctgaaaaagaaagtcaagtttcttttctgcagatgaCAAAACCCAGTCATTCAGGGTCAAGGATtctgttctctcctctctttACAAACCTCCCTGCAGCGAGCAACCCATGTTGGGTTTGCAAACATTCATGCCAATCTTGGTCAAGCTCGCCTAACCCTGCAATCACCTGTATGTGGATGTTTGTAGTCTTTCTCTAGGCTTGACAGTATGTGTGATGGTGGACAGGCCATCAGCATCCTCTAAGAGCCTGTTGTTTGAATTGCTCTGTATAGAGAAAATGTCCCAAAGAAAAGGCTTGGAGAATCACACTGTTGGATCTGGATTCATTCTTCTGGGATTTTCTGGCCACTCCAGCTTGCAGGGCCTGTGCTTCGCAGTATTCCTGGTCATCTACCTTGTGGTCCTCACAGGGAACAGCCTGATTGCTCTCATCACAGTGGTGGACTCaagcctccacagccccatgtattTCTTCCTGAGGAACTTGTCCTTCCTGGAGGTCTGCTACACGTCAGTCACTCTGCCAAAAATGCTGGTGGGTTTCCTGATGGAAGATGGCCGGATCTCCTTCCTTGGCTGTGCTGCCCAGCtgtatttcctggttttgttgGGCAGCATCGAATGCCTTCTCCTGGCTGCcatggcctacgaccgctacACAGCCATATGTGACCCCCTGCACTATACCCTCATCATGAGCAGGGGTCTCTGCATCAGACTGGTGGTGGGGTCATGGATAGCTGTCATTCCGGTGCAAGTCGGACAGACCTACCAGGTGTTCACTTTGCCCTTCTGTGCGTCCCATGACCTTCACCACTTTTTCTGTGATGTTCCCCCTCTGCTGGAACTGGCCTGTGCTGACACTTTCTGGCACCAAGTGATGCTGTACACCATCATCCTGGTATTTgccatccttcccttctccttaaTAGTTATTTCTTACATTCAAATTATCAGGGCAATTCTGAAAATACCTTCAGCTCTGGGCAGGCACAAAACCTTCTCCACCTGCTCTTCGCACCTCGGGGTGGTGATGCTCTTCTACGGCTCAGCCACAGTCACCTATTTAAAGCGACGGTCGAGGGATTCTGTAGATGCTGACAAATACCTGGCCCTGCTTTACACAATTGTGACCCCCACATTTAACCCTCTCATCTATAGCCTGAGGAATAAGGAAGTGAGGATTGCCTTGAAGAGACTCTTACGGACAAAGTGATACTACAGAGTATGTGAAATATAGTCCCAGATGTTCCACTGGGGTACGTGGTTGCCTGAACAAAGGCATCCCATATTTGCTCAAAGAAAACTACATGTCCAGCCTGGCTTTAATCCTCCTCAAGAAGGGGAAAGGTGTCCTGAGGCATTCCTGTTAGATCCTGCCCCACCATGATATCTTAGTACTCTAGAGTATCTTCAGTGCCCCTAAGTATTTCAATGCAAATAGCTACTTCAAGCTGTGTCTGACCTATGTAATATTAAAGGGAAACAGTCAAAGCATGGTCTGTAGTCAACGAAGCCCAGAGGGTGACACAACCGATGAAGAGATGACTACCTTCAGGTTTGAGAAATCACTTGCTAGACCCCATGGACTATCTACAGTGTCCCTGCGTGCAATCagctaaaaaaagttaaaagacatGAAGGTCTTCTTCTCCTGCTATGATGTCTTGCACTGAGTTGTGTAATGCTTGACTATCTTGacataaagaataataataaaaaatctccaGGGGGACAGTCCAGCACTGGAATAGTGTCCCAGAGAGCTGTGGAGTatctgtttgtcatggtttaacaccaacAAGCAACTAAGCACTGCTGAGTTACTCGCTCAGTCCCCAGCAgtgaggtgggggagagaattggaagaggaaaagtaggaaaactggtgggttgagttAAAGGCAGTTAAATAGATAAAGAAAAAGCTGGGCACACAATCAAAGTAAAAGAAGGAATTGATTCACTCCTTCCTattagcaggcaggtgttcacccatctccaggaaagcagagctccatcacaCAGAACagttacttaggaagacaaacgccatcactgcAACACTCTGCCCACCCCTTACTTCCTCTGCCAGTTTGttttgctgagcatgatgtcatacggtCTGGGATATCTCCTAgtgagttggggtcagctgtgccagctgtgtcccctcccaatgtcttgtgcatccccagcctactggctggcagagcagtgtgagaagcagaaaaggccttgacattgtgcaagctctgctcagcagtaactaaaccatccctgtgttatcaacgctgttttcagcacaaatccaaaacacggtCCCACACAAGCGTCCATGGAGAAAAtgaactctctcccagccaaaaccagcacaagcatTTATGTACAAAATCAGCTTTGCCACTCTGAAACGGTCTCTTTGAAAAACTAGCCCGGTGGGGGTTTTTAGCCCAAATTCCTATGCAGCACTGAAGTGTGTTTCCACATATGGAGCAGCTTTGCACAATGTCTGCTCCAAGAGGGGAAATATCTCAGCCTGCAATTGGAAATGGCTGATGCTGGGAGGGGATAAATGTGTCTCCTGAGACAATATTTGATATGCATACAATACAAAAAGATTGTGAAGGTGAATGGGTatgacagaaagaggaaaactgcCCACCCAATGGAGCTTtgcagaaggaggaaggagcggtaCACAGCATAAGGTGACACCAGTGGGATTAGCACGTAGGAAAGACTTTTGAAGGGAAGGCTTTGCAAGGGCATACCCTGACTTCACCTAGCTGCAAAATAGAGACTGGGCAGTGTATTGAAGTGATGGTGAGAAGTGTCCTGGGGTAAAAGAGTGTGGATGAGAGAAGGTTGGAGAGATTTGGGCTGCAGAGATTTGAGGGAGTCCTTGGATGTTCAGAGTAGGCTGAGctttggaaatgagaaaaataaagaagctcTCAAGGATGTTGTGGAATTACTAGTACTATCACCAAGAACAGTAACAGCACATTGCTGTAAGGCAATTCCTTATTCTTCATTATGATTAATTAAAGCACTTTCATTTCACTCCCAACATTCATCTTGACATGACAAAAGATCCATAAGTTCTCGATAGTTAGGCTCTGGCATGAGTTCTTAAAGCAGTGGGTTTTCTCTCATGGCTACCTCTTTGTTGTCATTTACATGTTACACTTCTTAGACAGCATTGCCCTTTAAATTATCCCTGCCTCacatcttttctccctgttttgtgAGGAGAGGGAGATAGAAGAGGGGAGGTGTTTCTTTTTAGTCAAAGGTGGCAGAGGGACAGATCTCAGATTATTGCAAATGCTCAAAGGAAGCCAACATTGCCCTGTGGTGTACACTAACACAAGACTGTTACTGTCATTTCCAGTCTCTGAAGTCCAAGTTGTGCAGCAGAGACCCTGGAAGCTCTGAGCTCCTTTCATCTGTCCTGCATCTCAACATGTAGAATGAAACTAACCTAGTCAAAAAGATTCTTTGGATTCTCTTCACAGCCTGAAGCACCGCATTTGCCAGGAGACTGCCCAGGAGACCAAAAGAGGACTCACGCTCCTCTGCACAGAAAGCATAGCTGTTCCCAGGAATCTCAGGAGGCACGGCATACCGATTCCTGGGTTCAAGGAGCTGGTCAAATTACTTGTCTCCACTTCCGTAATGGTGGCTGCGATGCCCGGCCCATGTGCAGACTCTGTACAGGGATGCTGACGTTCATGGAGCAATCTGCTTGGACCTGAGAGCCGGCTGGCCCTGCTTGGAATCCAAGGTAGAACTTGAGACCTCCTGAGTACAGGACCATTCCACCCTGAGTTCTCCTATGCCCCTCTGCTGTAGAGACCCCCACCTCCAGCTGAATTCTTTCTCCTGGGACACACTGCAAGGCACAGGCTTATGGAAAGTTTATTGGGAAAGGGAGTGCTGGGATTCTGGTCCAGCCTCCCAGCAAAAGGTGGGGTATCACCAGTTCCAGGGTCAGGTTGGCTGAAACATCATGGGGTTTATTCTGCTCCCAGTGCAGACCTTGCCCCCTTCCCCTTGAAAAACTTCAGGAGGTCTCTGTTGGCCAAAGCCACAAGGGTGTGAAAGTGCCTCTGGACAGAAATTCCAATGTGTCAACATTTAAGATTTGTGGGCCAATGCCTCTGGCAAGATAGCGATATGGGGAACTGCAGGACACTACGGGTAAAGAAAGAGAATGACGTGGTTAACTGAGCGGCACCCATGGTCATAAACATTACAGCAACCATCTCAGAAGTACCATAAGAACGTACAAAACAAGAGATGCAGGGCCAATGGGGAAAGGATTAACATGGCAGGCTACTCTTTTGGAGGGTAGGAGAGAACAGCTTGggcaaagggaaatgaaaagggaagcaaAGGATGTGGTCAGGGCTGTTTGGGGACACCTGTGAAGCAGCCCTGCACCTGATGTGAAGTACTTCTGTGGTGAGGGAGAACCTGGGAGCTTTCTCTCATTTGAAGacatgaaggggaaggaaggacagcatCATTCAGGCTGGAAACGACCTTGGGAGGTTTCTCGACCAACCTCCTGCCCAAGACAGCGTCAGACCAGATTCCTCAGGGCTTCATCCAAACACGGCTTGGTCACTTTCTGGGATAGAGCTGGCAAACGCCCTCTGGGTAATGCCTTCCAGAACTTGACTACTGTCATGTTGGAAAAGTTTCTTCCTGTATGTACCCTGACCTTCTCTTGTTTcagcccattgcttcttgtccttgtGTCTTGTACCATGGACATGAGGCTGACTCAGTCTTCCTGGGAACAGTGCAATGCTGCTGCATGTTCCCCCAAGATCTTCTTTCCTCCTGGCCAAACAAGCCCAGCTCTTTTAGCTTCTTTTCACATTCCAAGTGCTCCTGCCCTGACCACCATGGTGCCCTTCCACTGAACAGGCTCCAGTTTACCAATGTCTCTCGGGTATTGTGGGGTCAAAACCTTGGCAAATATTCTGGATCTGTTCTAAaatgtgctgagcagagggggataATCACTTCCACTGTCTGTGCTCCTTCTCATACacccaggatgccgttggccacctttgctgatGGCTCATCTTTTGCCTAATGAAACCCAAAGACCACTAGAgcctttcccacagagctgctaCCTAGGCATGCAGCCCCTGGCCTCTGTCATTGCAGGGGCTTAGTTCCCCTTGGGGTATGGACTTTGGATTTGTCTTTATTGGATATCATGAGGTTCCTTTTGGcccatccctccagcctgtcTATGTCCTTTTgagatggcagccctgccctccagtgtagtgtctgctctcctcagtgtggtgttgtcctggttttggctaggatagagttaattttcatgctagtagctggtatagtgttatgtgttGCATttagtatgtgaagaatgttgataacactgatgttttcagttgttgctcagtagtgtttagactaaagtcaaggatttt encodes the following:
- the LOC126036869 gene encoding olfactory receptor 10AG1-like, whose translation is MSQRKGLENHTVGSGFILLGFSGHSSLQGLCFAVFLVIYLVVLTGNSLIALITVVDSSLHSPMYFFLRNLSFLEVCYTSVTLPKMLVGFLMEDGRISFLGCAAQLYFLVLLGSIECLLLAAMAYDRYTAICDPLHYTLIMSRGLCIRLVVGSWIAVIPVQVGQTYQVFTLPFCASHDLHHFFCDVPPLLELACADTFWHQVMLYTIILVFAILPFSLIVISYIQIIRAILKIPSALGRHKTFSTCSSHLGVVMLFYGSATVTYLKRRSRDSVDADKYLALLYTIVTPTFNPLIYSLRNKEVRIALKRLLRTK